The Nitrospinota bacterium genome window below encodes:
- the plsY gene encoding glycerol-3-phosphate 1-O-acyltransferase PlsY: MLTAVLCVVLGYLAGSVPFGLLIARFRRFDLRSAGSGNIGAANVWRVMGWREGALTMAGDFAKGLLPVLLAVRLTASPAVAGLTGIAAIVGHSYPCFAGFRGGKGVATGMGAFLGLLPLATLMASLTWAGCLVLWRYISLSSIIAALSFPVWAGMLHAPPSLIALSALGAVMVVLRHRDNLKRLLDGQEPKTTWPQRPA; encoded by the coding sequence ATGTTGACCGCCGTGCTCTGCGTGGTTCTGGGCTACCTCGCCGGCTCTGTCCCGTTTGGCTTGCTCATCGCCCGCTTTCGGCGATTCGACCTCAGGAGCGCCGGAAGCGGCAATATAGGGGCTGCGAATGTCTGGCGAGTTATGGGCTGGCGCGAAGGGGCGCTTACAATGGCCGGGGACTTCGCCAAAGGTCTCCTGCCCGTACTTTTGGCCGTCCGCCTGACTGCCTCGCCAGCGGTGGCGGGCCTAACGGGCATAGCGGCCATAGTCGGCCACAGCTACCCGTGCTTCGCCGGGTTCCGAGGCGGCAAGGGAGTCGCTACAGGCATGGGCGCCTTTCTCGGGCTCCTGCCGCTCGCAACCCTCATGGCCTCGCTCACGTGGGCCGGATGCTTGGTGCTGTGGCGTTACATCTCGCTGAGCTCTATTATCGCCGCACTCTCCTTCCCCGTCTGGGCGGGCATGCTCCATGCACCTCCAAGTCTCATCGCCCTAAGCGCCCTGGGTGCAGTTATGGTGGTGTTGCGGCATAGGGACAACCTGAAGCGCCTACTGGACGGCCAGGAGCCCAAGACGACTTGGCCTCAGAGGCCAGCCTAG
- a CDS encoding SPOR domain-containing protein: protein MAAQRKTRAPAIPRRRARRSGVSLAVGGCVLFGVGVVVGAFLGPLARPKTTASPPETTRVLSLAAPSKKTAPKETRSGERATGKSDQLTFFETLKEGSPRDGETFVPFKPTGEAPPPLEAIVSKKAAPVLAKPLPTSPPKTVRPKGVKPSRRYFVQVAAFQYKENARRLTQELRRQGYRAKALTARNAPKPHQVRVGPYESRKEAALIGRRLQKKLLYPTLVIREPERR, encoded by the coding sequence GTGGCCGCTCAGCGCAAGACCAGAGCCCCAGCGATCCCAAGGCGACGGGCCCGCCGCTCCGGTGTGAGCTTGGCCGTGGGAGGCTGTGTCCTCTTCGGTGTCGGGGTGGTAGTGGGGGCCTTTCTTGGACCCCTGGCGAGGCCCAAGACCACCGCGTCGCCGCCGGAGACGACTCGCGTCCTCTCATTGGCCGCCCCTTCGAAAAAGACGGCACCTAAAGAAACGCGTTCCGGAGAACGGGCGACTGGGAAGTCCGATCAACTCACCTTCTTCGAAACACTCAAAGAGGGCTCTCCTCGGGATGGGGAGACCTTCGTCCCCTTCAAGCCGACAGGCGAGGCCCCTCCGCCCCTCGAAGCTATTGTGTCTAAAAAGGCCGCTCCGGTGCTTGCTAAGCCTCTTCCGACGAGCCCTCCAAAAACCGTCCGCCCGAAGGGCGTGAAGCCTTCTCGACGTTACTTCGTCCAGGTCGCGGCATTCCAATACAAGGAGAATGCACGCCGCCTGACACAAGAGCTTCGACGGCAGGGCTACAGGGCCAAAGCCCTAACCGCAAGGAACGCTCCTAAGCCCCACCAGGTCAGGGTGGGCCCATACGAGTCTCGGAAGGAAGCCGCCCTCATAGGGCGCCGCCTTCAAAAGAAACTTCTCTACCCGACCCTTGTTATCCGTGAGCCTGAGCGTCGCTAA
- a CDS encoding tetratricopeptide repeat protein, translating to MARRAGGLWSSIRALWNSLRFSLLQRRQSLDHTVRRHFQAGVRAINESRWAEAEAAFSRVLARQDGHFLAHLYLGVAIYHQGRHTEAHAAMVRAQRLDPKKFAVYRAASNLPGTDPPSQPEGDLLGDLVKNLEQCAIELRETAEKIHDASRRQQRAIKRFKVTKPRRGLAAAGRRRRGKARKPRVSAFSNFKEAKKFRDMSPITKDDATNVNWDEVIARILK from the coding sequence ATGGCTCGAAGGGCTGGGGGGTTGTGGAGCAGCATACGGGCCCTTTGGAATTCTCTTCGCTTCTCCCTTCTCCAGCGCCGCCAATCCCTTGACCATACCGTCCGCCGACACTTTCAGGCGGGGGTCAGGGCCATTAATGAATCTCGATGGGCTGAGGCCGAGGCGGCCTTCTCCCGCGTGCTGGCCCGCCAGGACGGGCACTTTCTTGCCCACCTCTATTTGGGAGTTGCGATCTATCACCAGGGGCGGCATACGGAGGCTCACGCTGCCATGGTTCGGGCCCAACGCTTGGATCCCAAAAAGTTTGCCGTCTACCGCGCCGCGAGCAATCTTCCCGGGACTGACCCGCCCAGCCAGCCCGAGGGCGACCTTCTTGGAGATCTTGTGAAGAACTTGGAGCAATGCGCCATTGAGCTGCGCGAGACGGCGGAAAAAATCCACGATGCCTCTCGCCGCCAGCAACGAGCCATTAAGCGTTTCAAGGTTACTAAGCCACGCCGTGGACTCGCGGCGGCAGGACGTCGCAGGCGCGGGAAAGCCCGCAAGCCCAGGGTGAGCGCCTTCAGCAATTTCAAGGAGGCGAAAAAGTTTCGAGACATGTCCCCCATTACCAAAGACGACGCGACCAATGTCAATTGGGATGAGGTCATTGCCCGCATCCTCAAATGA
- a CDS encoding cytochrome c biogenesis protein CcdA, whose protein sequence is MEGGANLSILIALGAGLLSFLSPCVLPLFPSYLSLITGTSLTDLEASHDQRMVRWAVIGNSLAFISGFSAIFIALGASFSLAGRLLLIYQDIFRTLGGILIVFFGIYITGILKIPALARYYQLSPREKPTGYIGSGLVGATFAVAWTPCVGPILGAILLLASTQETVRAGVVMLIAYSAGLAIPFFLSALAVNSFFAFSRTFRRYIQGVHITGGLILIAVGLLLITNYFTILNAYALKLTPKWLIQYL, encoded by the coding sequence ATGGAAGGTGGCGCCAACTTATCGATTCTTATAGCCCTAGGCGCGGGGCTTCTCTCGTTCCTCTCGCCTTGCGTCCTTCCCCTCTTCCCGAGCTATCTCTCGCTCATCACCGGCACCAGCCTCACAGACCTCGAAGCCTCCCACGACCAGCGGATGGTGCGATGGGCGGTCATCGGCAACTCCCTGGCTTTCATCTCAGGGTTCTCGGCAATCTTCATCGCCCTAGGCGCCTCCTTTAGCCTCGCTGGCCGGTTGCTCCTCATCTATCAAGACATTTTCCGCACCCTGGGCGGCATTCTCATCGTGTTTTTCGGCATCTACATTACTGGCATCTTGAAGATCCCCGCCCTCGCCCGCTATTATCAGCTTTCGCCACGTGAAAAACCCACCGGCTACATCGGAAGCGGGTTAGTGGGAGCGACCTTCGCCGTCGCGTGGACGCCGTGTGTGGGCCCCATCCTTGGGGCCATTCTCCTGCTGGCCTCGACCCAAGAGACCGTCAGGGCGGGAGTCGTCATGCTGATAGCTTACTCGGCGGGCCTAGCGATTCCGTTCTTCCTGAGTGCCCTTGCCGTCAACTCCTTCTTCGCCTTCTCCCGCACCTTCCGCCGCTACATCCAGGGCGTCCACATCACCGGGGGCCTGATCCTCATTGCCGTCGGACTCTTGTTGATCACCAACTACTTCACCATCCTGAACGCCTATGCGCTGAAGCTCACCCCGAAGTGGCTGATCCAGTACCTCTAG
- a CDS encoding Hsp20/alpha crystallin family protein, translating to MNSLFGDISLKTQNTPPPSESFSPPVDIYETAGEVILVAEVPGMKEDEVELEITDNLLTLKGDRKLERGSPEDSIHFLERSHGSFVRTFTLPGTVQQDKAKATLKDGLLKVVLPKVKVASQ from the coding sequence ATGAACAGCCTTTTTGGCGATATTTCACTTAAGACCCAAAACACTCCGCCCCCATCAGAGAGTTTCTCACCTCCCGTAGATATTTACGAGACGGCCGGCGAGGTCATCCTGGTGGCTGAGGTCCCCGGCATGAAAGAAGATGAGGTCGAGCTCGAAATCACCGACAACCTGCTCACCCTCAAGGGCGATCGGAAGCTCGAGCGCGGAAGTCCCGAAGATTCCATACATTTTTTGGAACGGTCCCACGGTTCATTCGTTCGAACCTTTACCCTGCCCGGCACGGTGCAGCAGGACAAGGCCAAAGCGACTCTCAAAGACGGGCTCCTCAAGGTGGTTTTGCCCAAGGTGAAGGTCGCCTCCCAATGA
- a CDS encoding RNA polymerase sigma factor RpoD/SigA has protein sequence MVDHEDKSRGVTDDSLGAYLKKISNIPILTREEEVELARRIQEGDAEAERELVRHNLKYVVSVANRYKGSGLPLLDLINEGNIGLMQAAKRFDPDRGVKFITYAVWWIRQAIMHAMADQSGTVRLPLKQAGILYKISEKQSELQKQLAREPSAEEMAEALGLSPEELESLLRVYRTHLSLDAPIGDFEETSHMDLLEAKDIPSVEEQILQSALASEINTMLEELPPREQKILRMRFGFEGKPQTLEEVGRELNLSRERIRQIEKKAKGRLRAQSKSKAVRDYLN, from the coding sequence GTGGTCGACCACGAGGATAAATCCCGTGGAGTTACTGACGACTCCCTTGGAGCCTATCTTAAGAAAATAAGCAACATACCTATCCTTACCCGCGAGGAAGAGGTGGAGCTGGCCCGCCGCATTCAGGAGGGCGACGCAGAGGCGGAGCGGGAGCTGGTTCGCCACAACCTTAAATACGTGGTCAGCGTGGCCAACCGCTACAAGGGCTCAGGGTTGCCCCTGCTTGACCTCATCAACGAGGGCAACATCGGCCTCATGCAGGCCGCCAAGCGATTCGACCCCGACCGAGGCGTGAAGTTCATCACCTACGCCGTCTGGTGGATCCGGCAGGCGATTATGCACGCAATGGCCGATCAGTCCGGGACCGTGCGACTTCCGCTCAAGCAGGCTGGAATACTCTATAAGATCTCCGAGAAGCAAAGCGAGCTCCAAAAGCAGCTTGCCAGGGAGCCTTCGGCCGAGGAGATGGCCGAGGCCCTCGGCCTATCCCCCGAGGAGTTGGAATCCCTCCTGCGGGTCTATCGAACCCACCTGTCGCTCGATGCTCCGATCGGCGATTTTGAAGAAACCAGCCACATGGACCTCTTGGAGGCCAAAGATATACCCTCCGTGGAAGAGCAGATTCTCCAGAGCGCATTAGCCAGCGAAATAAACACCATGCTCGAAGAGTTGCCGCCTAGGGAGCAGAAAATACTTCGGATGCGGTTCGGGTTTGAAGGCAAGCCTCAGACGCTTGAGGAGGTCGGCCGCGAGCTCAATCTCTCGCGCGAGCGGATCCGTCAGATTGAGAAGAAAGCCAAGGGCCGTCTGAGGGCTCAATCAAAAAGCAAGGCGGTTCGCGACTACCTCAACTGA
- a CDS encoding outer membrane protein assembly factor BamD, with protein sequence MRPSFHALLLSPPLKVAFSLCLVTIMASGCGFFHKEPTPTEPSALLSFGQEKLAEKRFSKAKEQFERVLETTSDNELRLQALINLADTLYKNAEYEEARFQYRKFLELYPVHPLAPRAQFQLAMCSFAEIKTPDRDQAITLEALRQFERFLQSYPDHPLASEAEQRHAFCINRLAEHDLLVARFYYKLGKYHSAINRLSALLDSYPDFAQNDKALYLLGQSYEEEESLEKAQAAFVRLVNEHPDSGYASSAKRALRKWRKKGG encoded by the coding sequence ATGAGGCCCTCTTTCCACGCTCTTCTTCTTTCGCCCCCACTTAAGGTAGCTTTTTCCCTTTGCCTCGTGACCATTATGGCCTCCGGTTGCGGCTTTTTCCATAAGGAACCAACTCCGACCGAGCCATCGGCGCTTCTCTCATTTGGCCAAGAGAAACTGGCAGAGAAGCGTTTCTCGAAGGCCAAAGAACAATTCGAGCGGGTTCTCGAGACCACATCCGACAATGAACTTCGCCTCCAGGCCCTAATCAACCTTGCCGACACCCTCTACAAGAATGCCGAGTACGAAGAGGCTCGTTTTCAATACAGAAAGTTTCTCGAGCTGTACCCCGTCCATCCCCTGGCACCGAGGGCTCAATTCCAGCTCGCCATGTGCAGCTTCGCGGAAATCAAGACCCCCGACCGCGACCAGGCGATTACCCTCGAGGCCCTCCGCCAGTTTGAGCGATTTCTCCAATCCTACCCAGACCATCCCCTCGCGTCTGAAGCCGAGCAACGTCATGCCTTTTGCATCAATCGCCTGGCTGAGCACGACCTACTGGTTGCCCGATTCTATTACAAGCTAGGAAAGTACCACTCCGCGATAAACCGCCTCTCGGCCCTCCTGGACAGTTATCCCGACTTTGCCCAGAACGACAAGGCTCTCTACCTCTTGGGCCAGTCGTACGAAGAAGAGGAGAGCCTTGAAAAAGCCCAGGCGGCTTTCGTTCGCCTAGTCAATGAACATCCCGACAGCGGCTATGCTTCGAGTGCAAAGAGGGCTCTAAGAAAGTGGCGAAAGAAAGGAGGATGA
- a CDS encoding carbohydrate ABC transporter substrate-binding protein, translating to MDEKSKKKNGIGRRDFLRTVGAGLVVGAAPAVIIPGRALAREKSLKILQWAHFVPRYDKEWFDAFAKKWGEDNGVNVVVDHIHIGQVVARTAAELAARGGHDLIEWFFPPSQHEPSVLDMTDVVQEAEGRFGKQHPLCKRSSFNPTTGKYYGFCHGWVIDPGDYRKSLWEKVGKPEGPDTWEDLITYGGKIKKDHGVQLGIGLSQELDSNMAARALLWSYDTGVQDEQENVAINNERTVKAVEYMARLYKSSMTPEVFAWSPASNNRALIAGKASYIINSVSAYRSGQKKKPEIAKDVYFVPPLKGPEGTRWTSEHVIYNYIIPNYASKNADTAKKFLLALVENYDQSMYFSELYNSPAFFNTKVPSGDRGYPRVQGAKNLRDLNDAWFSKDPFALPGEDTDKLKGLKDAEKWSTAVGHPGPASPAIGEIFDTSVISNMMANGARGLKAETAVAQAEILIKAIFKKWRAKGLVGGTM from the coding sequence ATGGACGAAAAAAGCAAGAAGAAAAATGGCATCGGCAGGCGGGACTTCCTAAGAACCGTCGGCGCCGGGCTGGTGGTAGGAGCTGCCCCGGCGGTGATCATCCCCGGCAGGGCGTTGGCAAGGGAGAAGAGCCTGAAAATCCTTCAGTGGGCCCACTTCGTGCCACGGTACGACAAAGAGTGGTTCGACGCCTTCGCCAAGAAGTGGGGGGAGGATAACGGGGTCAACGTCGTCGTGGACCACATCCACATTGGCCAGGTTGTGGCCCGTACAGCGGCGGAATTGGCCGCCCGCGGGGGCCACGACCTCATCGAGTGGTTCTTTCCTCCGTCTCAACACGAGCCAAGCGTGCTGGACATGACCGACGTCGTCCAAGAAGCCGAAGGGCGCTTCGGAAAACAGCACCCCCTCTGCAAGCGGAGCTCCTTCAACCCGACGACCGGGAAATACTACGGCTTCTGCCACGGATGGGTCATCGACCCTGGGGACTACCGAAAGAGCCTGTGGGAGAAGGTCGGCAAGCCAGAGGGCCCCGATACCTGGGAAGACCTGATCACCTACGGCGGGAAAATCAAAAAGGATCACGGGGTGCAGCTCGGTATCGGCCTGTCTCAAGAGCTCGACTCGAACATGGCCGCCCGGGCGCTGCTCTGGTCTTACGACACCGGCGTCCAGGATGAGCAGGAGAACGTGGCTATCAATAACGAGCGGACCGTAAAGGCTGTGGAGTATATGGCCAGGCTGTATAAATCGTCGATGACCCCGGAGGTCTTCGCTTGGTCACCTGCGTCCAACAACCGGGCCCTCATCGCTGGCAAAGCCTCCTACATCATCAACTCGGTCTCCGCCTACCGCAGCGGCCAAAAGAAGAAGCCGGAGATTGCGAAGGACGTCTACTTCGTGCCACCGCTCAAGGGCCCGGAAGGGACGCGCTGGACGAGCGAGCACGTAATATACAACTACATCATCCCGAATTACGCCTCGAAGAATGCCGACACGGCGAAGAAATTCCTCCTCGCCCTCGTTGAGAACTACGACCAGTCGATGTACTTCAGCGAGCTCTACAACTCCCCGGCCTTTTTCAACACCAAAGTGCCGTCCGGCGACCGCGGCTACCCCCGCGTCCAAGGGGCCAAGAACCTGCGGGACCTTAACGATGCGTGGTTCTCAAAGGACCCATTCGCTCTGCCGGGCGAGGACACGGATAAACTTAAAGGACTGAAGGACGCGGAGAAGTGGAGCACAGCCGTCGGTCATCCGGGCCCGGCCAGCCCGGCCATCGGGGAGATTTTCGACACATCTGTTATCTCGAACATGATGGCCAACGGCGCCCGCGGTCTGAAGGCTGAGACGGCGGTTGCGCAGGCGGAGATCCTGATCAAGGCGATCTTCAAGAAGTGGCGCGCGAAGGGGCTCGTGGGCGGCACGATGTAA
- a CDS encoding TlpA family protein disulfide reductase — MKEQEAARLPRSASRARLALVVVAILATVAIVLVLKWPDTEVFQPMGKGIKAQDFAFKTIEGETVALEDFRGQVVLINIWATWCVPCRDEMPSLERLYDHLRGRRFVILAISIDRDARSVKLFKDEFNLPFPILLDPRGRITRLYGTNGVPESFLIDGSGVITERVIGGRNWADEVTVQRIVKLVEQAEGASGPGSGRSALKPTSRTAQ, encoded by the coding sequence ATGAAAGAACAAGAGGCCGCGCGATTACCTCGGTCAGCCAGCAGAGCCAGATTGGCCTTGGTCGTCGTTGCGATCCTCGCTACGGTAGCAATTGTGCTCGTTTTGAAGTGGCCCGATACGGAGGTCTTTCAGCCTATGGGCAAGGGCATCAAGGCGCAGGACTTCGCCTTTAAGACGATCGAGGGCGAGACCGTGGCTCTGGAGGATTTCCGCGGCCAGGTGGTGCTTATCAACATATGGGCCACTTGGTGTGTGCCTTGCAGGGATGAGATGCCCTCCCTGGAGCGGCTCTACGATCACCTCCGGGGCAGGCGGTTTGTGATTCTCGCTATCTCCATTGACAGAGATGCGCGAAGCGTAAAGTTATTCAAGGATGAGTTCAACCTGCCTTTCCCCATTCTCCTGGACCCCCGAGGTCGGATAACCCGCCTTTATGGGACGAACGGAGTCCCCGAGAGCTTTCTCATCGATGGGAGCGGGGTAATAACCGAGCGGGTCATCGGCGGACGCAACTGGGCCGATGAGGTCACCGTTCAGCGAATCGTTAAGCTTGTCGAGCAGGCCGAAGGAGCTTCCGGGCCCGGTTCAGGTCGTTCGGCACTAAAACCCACGTCCCGCACCGCGCAGTAG
- a CDS encoding helix-turn-helix transcriptional regulator, producing MVRTNEPVFMISIVAHMLSIHPQTLRLYEREGFIKPSRTLGNTRLYSQDDVEEIRTVLRLTRELGVNLAGVDIILNMKERVEMLQAELNAVLQTIEERHGAEARREIEAAVAPTEAAQESHVIRVKIEREG from the coding sequence ATGGTGAGGACCAATGAGCCCGTCTTCATGATCAGCATTGTGGCGCATATGCTTAGCATCCATCCGCAAACGCTGCGCCTCTACGAACGGGAGGGGTTCATCAAACCATCCCGAACCCTTGGCAACACGCGCCTCTACTCTCAAGACGATGTCGAGGAGATTCGCACCGTTCTCCGGCTCACCCGGGAACTGGGTGTCAATCTAGCCGGCGTAGATATAATCCTCAATATGAAGGAGAGGGTCGAGATGCTCCAGGCGGAGCTCAACGCCGTATTGCAGACTATTGAGGAACGACACGGCGCCGAGGCTCGACGAGAAATCGAGGCGGCAGTAGCCCCGACCGAGGCAGCTCAAGAGAGCCACGTCATCAGGGTCAAGATTGAGCGCGAAGGCTAG
- a CDS encoding arginine--tRNA ligase — protein sequence MRTRVRTIVEEALEEAGLVGERPPVEAGTFVVERPKDPSHGDLATNVALVLARPLRKSPRDLAEAIQPRLETHRDVFESVEVAGPGFINFRLAGALLRDGLRAILVAGPDYGRSSVGRGRPVQVEFVSANPTGPLHVGHGRGAAVGDVLASMLEAAGFAVQKEYYINDVGSQMDALGLSTYGRYCQELGRDEPLPDDGYKGAYISDIARRIIERDGPAHLDKDKSAVLPTFTAFAAETLLGGIEADLGDFGVAYDRWFSEDSLFKSGRVDRALDALEEAGYLYERDGARWFKSSALGDEKDRVVVREDGRPTYLASDIAYHQEKYERGFKTVIDVWGADHHGHIPRISAAMKALGHDPDSLHIVLVQFVTLLRGGEPVAMSTRAGEFVTLREVMDEVGRDAARFFFLMRSSDSHLDFDLELAKQKTSENPVFYVQYAHARICSIMREALTRRVALPETASADLEPLQMPQERALMVTLLRFEELVVDAAQAYEPHRLVFYLQELAAQFHQYYNLGNTEPAFRVLGPDKALTAARIVLVQAVRQVLANALGLLGVSAPEAM from the coding sequence ATGAGAACGCGGGTGCGGACCATTGTGGAGGAGGCCCTGGAAGAGGCTGGATTGGTTGGGGAGAGGCCTCCTGTTGAAGCGGGGACGTTCGTCGTGGAACGGCCGAAAGACCCTAGCCACGGCGACCTTGCCACCAACGTGGCCCTAGTGCTCGCCCGTCCTCTCCGGAAATCCCCTAGAGATCTGGCCGAAGCGATCCAGCCTCGTCTGGAGACCCATCGCGATGTCTTCGAATCAGTCGAGGTGGCGGGGCCGGGTTTCATCAATTTCCGTCTTGCGGGCGCCCTTCTTAGAGATGGCTTAAGGGCAATCTTAGTTGCTGGGCCAGATTACGGCCGCTCGAGCGTCGGCCGGGGACGCCCTGTACAGGTGGAGTTCGTAAGCGCAAATCCGACAGGCCCTCTCCACGTGGGTCATGGTCGAGGTGCGGCCGTGGGCGACGTTCTGGCTTCCATGCTCGAAGCTGCCGGGTTTGCAGTCCAAAAAGAGTACTATATCAATGACGTTGGATCTCAAATGGATGCGCTCGGCCTCTCCACCTACGGCCGCTACTGCCAGGAGCTGGGCAGAGACGAACCCCTACCAGATGACGGCTACAAAGGGGCCTATATATCCGACATCGCCCGCCGTATCATCGAGCGCGACGGGCCCGCTCACCTCGACAAAGATAAGAGCGCTGTCTTGCCGACCTTCACCGCATTCGCCGCCGAGACACTCCTTGGTGGCATCGAGGCCGATTTAGGGGACTTCGGTGTCGCCTACGACCGTTGGTTCAGCGAGGATAGTCTCTTTAAGTCCGGCCGGGTGGACCGGGCACTTGACGCATTGGAAGAGGCGGGCTACCTCTACGAGCGGGATGGGGCTCGGTGGTTCAAATCCAGCGCCCTCGGCGACGAGAAGGACCGGGTGGTTGTGCGAGAGGATGGACGGCCCACATATCTAGCCAGCGACATTGCCTATCACCAGGAGAAGTACGAGCGGGGATTCAAGACGGTAATTGACGTATGGGGCGCCGACCACCACGGTCACATTCCGCGGATTAGTGCAGCCATGAAGGCGTTGGGGCACGATCCTGATTCACTGCATATCGTGCTCGTTCAGTTCGTGACCCTCCTTCGGGGAGGAGAGCCCGTGGCTATGAGCACCCGGGCCGGGGAGTTTGTCACTCTCCGGGAGGTGATGGACGAGGTTGGGCGAGACGCCGCTCGCTTCTTCTTTCTCATGCGCAGCTCCGACAGCCACCTCGACTTCGATCTTGAGCTGGCCAAGCAGAAGACGTCGGAGAATCCGGTCTTTTACGTCCAGTATGCCCATGCCCGCATCTGCAGCATCATGCGGGAAGCTCTCACTCGACGGGTGGCGTTGCCCGAGACGGCCTCCGCAGACTTGGAGCCCCTGCAAATGCCGCAGGAGCGGGCCCTCATGGTGACGCTGCTCCGCTTCGAGGAGCTCGTGGTCGATGCGGCGCAGGCCTACGAGCCCCATCGGCTGGTCTTTTATCTCCAAGAGTTGGCCGCACAGTTTCATCAGTATTACAATCTCGGGAACACCGAGCCGGCCTTCCGCGTTTTAGGGCCTGATAAGGCCCTCACGGCAGCGAGGATCGTGCTCGTCCAAGCCGTAAGGCAGGTGCTGGCCAACGCTCTGGGGCTGCTGGGTGTGTCGGCGCCGGAGGCAATGTAG
- the pgsA gene encoding CDP-diacylglycerol--glycerol-3-phosphate 3-phosphatidyltransferase: MLAYLKEKALRLNGSTNLNLPNKITLARIFIVPLIVVFLIRPSGWSSTIAGALFIIASLTDWLDGHLARSRNQVTDLGKMLDPIADKILVAAGLIPLVALGRVHVWMAVVLLGREFAVTGLRFISLSEGYSIPSSRLGKYKTVLQVVAIAMLILHYEVLYFQFFGMLILWAALIVSVISGAEYFIHYWNFEGSKKAP, translated from the coding sequence ATGCTTGCATACTTAAAAGAGAAAGCGCTAAGGCTTAACGGGTCGACGAACCTCAATCTGCCCAACAAGATAACGCTGGCCCGGATTTTCATCGTCCCCCTGATCGTCGTCTTTCTCATCCGCCCCTCTGGTTGGAGCAGCACAATCGCCGGAGCGCTCTTTATCATTGCCTCCCTGACCGACTGGCTCGACGGCCACCTGGCCCGGAGCCGAAACCAGGTGACCGACCTCGGAAAAATGCTCGATCCCATCGCCGATAAGATTCTGGTGGCGGCAGGACTCATCCCGCTGGTCGCCCTCGGTCGGGTCCATGTATGGATGGCGGTCGTGCTTCTAGGCCGTGAATTCGCCGTCACGGGACTCCGGTTTATTAGTCTCTCGGAAGGTTATTCCATCCCCTCCAGCCGTCTGGGCAAATACAAGACCGTCCTGCAAGTCGTGGCCATAGCCATGCTAATACTCCACTATGAAGTCCTTTACTTTCAATTCTTTGGCATGTTGATCCTCTGGGCTGCCCTCATCGTCAGCGTGATTTCAGGGGCCGAATATTTCATCCATTACTGGAACTTCGAGGGTAGCAAGAAGGCCCCATGA